ATGCAAACACGGAATCCGTGATTGTATACAATTAATAAACCTAAATATACGTTTACATTAATAAAGGTGCACCCTATAGTTGTTTAAATTACAAAAATAGAATAAGTAATGCCTATTGGCATTACCTTTAAGACTCCAGGCACGAGCCGCCTGCAGCCTCTATTTTTTCTCTTGCCACACCAGAGAACTCGTAGGCTGTGACAGCAAGTTTCTTGGTGACCCTGCCTGTACCAAGTACCTTATCGATATCAAGACATGTCAGATCGATACGATACTGGCCTTCTTCAAGCTGAGCCAGGCCATCAATTACTAACTCATCTGCAAGCTCATCAAGTTCGCCTACATTTACAACGGACACCGATTTAACAGTCTTTGGAGGACGAGTGAAACCATGCTTACCCTGAGCATATCCAAGAAGAATTGCCTTGATAGCATGGTGTTTGCAGACACCTGCTTTTCCCCTTCCTCCGCGATTACCTGCACCACGTCTGTTTTTACCAGTACCGCCGCCACAGGTGCGAGAACCTCTGAACTTCTTTGTGTTACCCTTGCTCATGATATTACCTCATCTGGTTCAGGAGGACCTTTATGCCTTCACCGTGATTCCCCAGTACCCCTCCGAGCTCAACAGGCTTTTTGATTCCTGCGTGCCCTTTACGGGGCGGATGAAGCCTGAATACTGGTTTCAACCCCGGTACATCCTTAAGTGAAGCTTTTCCAGCACATACCGCATCAGCAAATTCAGCAATTGTTGAATAGTCGGTATTTTGAGAAAGATACTCGTTTGTGAGCTTCTCTCCGCCTTCAAGCTTACCACGGTTGGTCAGCACCTCTGCAAGAGTGGCTGCATCTATAATACCGTAGGCAACATAATCCTTAACCATCTGGATCATACCCCTGTTGTGAGGTGTGTCAGTGATCACTACACAATGGTTTACCCTGTTGAGACGAAGCATGTGAAGAGTATCCTGAATAGAACCCCTTACATCTACACTACCGCGCATTCTTACAAGCACAAACATCTCAAGCTTCCTCCCTGCGGATATGAATCGGATGTTTTACAGTACCTATTGCCTGCAGAGCATTGAATGTTGCCTTTGCAAAGTTAAGTGTAGTTCTGGTGGTACCTTCTGTCCTTGTCCAAACATCCTTGATACCGGCCTTTTCCAGCACTTTCTTTGCTGTTCCACCGGCAGCGAGGCCAAGACCTCTTGGAGCCGGCATAAGCACTACAATGACACTTCCTGCCTTGCCCATTACTTCAGATGGTACGGTGTGGTTAAGACCGCAGGCACATTCCCATGAACCGCATCCGCGCTTCACGCGTACCAGATTGATCTTCGCATTCTCAATGGCCTTTCTGATAGCAGGTCCTACCTGGTTATCCTTAGCCTGACCAAGACCTACAAAGCCATCACCGTTGCCCACTATAACCGTAGCTCTGAACTTTACACGGCGTCCAGAGTCAGTCATTCTCTGAACCATGTTAATGTCCAGAACCTCATCTTCAAGATTGGGGAGCAGTATATCCACTATCCTTGATTCTCTCAGAGGCAGTCCAGAATCGATCGCCTCATCCATGGAAGTGATCTGACCCTCCTGGACAAGCTTGCCAAGCCTGGTTTGTGGAATCCATTCCTCTTCTTCGAACTGATATGCCATATGATCACCTAATTGAAATCAGAAGAGATCTTTTCCTTGACTGTATCAAACAGTTCTGGAAGATTTGATCTTTCCATATATTCTGCGATATGCTCGCCTCTGATCCTTTCATCAGAGGGGAATACGGACGGATCATGGGGCACCTCTAATCCTGAGTCAACTATGCCTTTTAAAACAGCATAGACACGGGAGCCAGGCGAGGATGCCTGTAATCCAATATCAAGTATCCCATAATCGTATCCCTTGCTTAAGGTCCTGTAACCAAACAAGAGGCCGGTAAGATAAGCTGCCGGCGTGTTACCTGTGGAAGCATCATAACCATACTTCTTGAGTTCAGTAGATATGGTTGATGAAAGAGTGACATCTCCTTCAGGTTTAGGAGCTATTAGCTGAACCTGAATATGTTTTGAACTCTTGCGGACCACCACACGGTCTTCTTTTGATAAAAGCAACTTAAGACGCTGATGATAATTTGTGCGTCCTTCCCTTCGTCGCCTGAAAGCGACTTTATATCTGGGCCCTGTTGCCATGATCATACCCTCCTGGATAAAATATCAAAGCTTCTCTTGGTCATCTTCATTCCTCACGTTTAAGGAGCTTCTGTGACTCAAGGTGTGATACCATGTGTGCAACACTTCTGTATTCTCCACCTTTTGCCTTACGATATATCTTACAATATGTAGACTTTTCCAAGGAGCCATCTGCACGAAGTTCCTTTAACTTCGCTCTGATAGCACGGATCCTCTTCATCCACTGTTCTTTCCTTGGATTCCTTGCTCCTTTTGTACCTTTTCTCGAACCATGGCCCTTACGGTGACCATACTTGCGTTTGACGTCTCTTGCTCTTGCACGGCCTCTGCTAACACCTTTGGGTTTTTCAGCAGCTACACTTCCTTTCTTGATGAGTTCACGAAGATCCGCCCTTGTTATAGCAACAGCAATATCGCTGGCAGCTTCTGGATCCATCCATACTCTGTGCAAACCACAATCAAGGATCGCTGCAGCCATCCTTTTCTGGTTAGAAAGATCCGTCATCTTATTCACTCCTGGAAGGATTGAGGATCTTAATTCCGAGGGACACGGCCTTTTCCTCTATCATAGCTTTCTTTCTTGCACCAACCTTTGCAGCTATTCTGATAGCCACTGTATTAGCATCCAGTGATGAAAAATCAATCAGTGTTTCGACCATGATTTCGGAATACCCTGATGGGTGGAGGCCCTTTACCATAACCGGACTACCATAGCCTACCTGTGCATGAGCACCCTTTGAAACAAATCCTTTACGTTTTTTGCTTTGCAGGCCTCTTGGGATTCTCCAGTTGGAGTCCAGCCTCTTATATTTGTGACAATCAGTCCTCTTGAACTGGGGCTTCTTTGCCTTCTGTACCTTACGGACCTTGAAAAGGCGCTTACCTTCCGCATCCATTGATACACCACAGTTGACAGTTACAGAAGAGGAACTAGTGATATTATCTTCCATTCAAATCACCTACAATATCTTCTCCACGATATATATACCATCCTGGAATACACGGGGATCGAATCTCTTAATCTTCGTGGCTTGCTCTATGTTGGCTGCGGTCTGTCCAACATCCTCTTTGTTTATACCGGTTATGGTGACCTGGTCGGCTCCTGCCTTGACCTTGGTTTCACCGAGGATATTTGCAGATCTTGCTTTCTTCTCACCCAAGAAATTACCAATGAACAATTTCTTACCCTCTACTTTTAGCTGCATAGGGAAGTGGGAATAAACAACCTTCATGCGATATTCAAACCCTTGAGTCACACCTTTCATCATATTGTTAATATGTGAAGAGAAGGTGCCGATCATAGCCTTGTGTGACTTCTTTGTAGAAGTCGAATCCACTGTGATCTCAGAATCTCCAACTTCAATTATGATCCCTGGATACCAGAGGTACCTCTCATTCTTTCCTTTGGGTCCTGATACGGAAAGGATATCATCCTGGAAAGTAACGCTAACCCCTTCCGGAATGCTTACCACGTTCTTCATCTCTTTAGCCATTGAACCACTCCATATCAGTACACATATGCAAGAAGCTGTCCGCCAATGTTTTTCTCACGTGCATCATATTGAGACATGACACCATGAGATGTAGTAAGGATCAATGTTCCGAAGTTCTTAGCTGGTAGGAATTGCTTCTCCCATCTCTCGAAATCAAGTGAACCTACTGAATAACGTGGCTTTATTGCTCCGCATTTATTTATTTTACCAATGAGCTTAACCTCATAGATGCCTGCTTTACCGTCCTCGATGAACTCGAACTCACCGAGGTATCCACTGTCCTGCATCACTTTAAGGACCGTACCGATGAGTTTTGATGCCGGTTTAAGTGTGCATGACTGTTTACCGATTGCTTCTGCATTCTTTATTGTGGAGAGTGCATCAGCAAGAGGATCTAATAACACCATTATTTTTCACCTCAAGTATATTTTTCAAATCCCATATCATGGGCTATCTCACGGAAACAGTGGCGACACAGGTAAATATCATATTTCCTTACAAGGCCCTGCTTTCTTCCGCATCTCTTGCATTCGTGTGCGCCGCGGCCAAATTGCTTAGTAGTCTGGACCATTTATGCCACCTCCACGAAAAATATCTCCTTGAAGAAGGAAATCGTATCGTCCTTTGTGATCCTGTGAGCTGAAGGAATTCTCCTTTCAGATATCCTTCTTTTGCTTATTCTGTATCCTGGGCGGTTGACGACTACATTAATGTCCATACCAAAGACACCGATATTCGGATCATATCTCATTCCAGGGAAATCCGTGTGCTCTTCAATTCCGAATGCTACATTCCCATTTTTATCGAACTGGGAAGAGGATAACTTTTTATCTACTATTGAAAGAACAGTTTGAAGGAATTTCTCTGCATCAATACCACGAAGAGTGACCTTGCAACCTATTGGTTCACTTTTCTTGATACCGAATGCAGGAAGGGTTTTCTTTGCATATGTACGAACAACGGTCTGCCCGGTGATCTCTTTCATGATCCCTTCGGCATTCACAAGATGTTCACCACTTTCACCGACACCCATGTGAACAATGATCTTCTCGATCTTGGGAGCTTTCATTGGATTACTCAATGACCTCACCACCCAGTTTAATTTCTGGCTTATCCGTGCCGATCACGACTACGTAATCTTCTATGGTATGGAATTCCTCACCTTCGCCAGCAATCAGCACAGTGTTGGAATTGGAACTGCGCACTGTGTTGATATCTTTGATGGCACCTATTTTGCCAGTGTGCTTACCACCAATTATCAATGCGAGATTGCCTACTTCGTACTTGATATGTGTGAGTATCTTCTTATCAGGCACTGAAAGGATCACTGAGTCTTTGGCTTTGTAATCGTTGGAGCCAATAAGGTTAGAGCCGTCATTTAGATTGAGCTGCACTTTGCCGCCCTTGATAACGGTCTTTCCGAGGATCCTGCATAGCTTGCTTGATTCTGTACCTTCAAGTTTATGTAATTCTAATCTTCCCTTTCTATCGAGGAGCACCCTGTATGATTGTTCCATCTTAGGAATAGAAACTACATCCAGTAAACCTATAGGGAATCTTAGGTCCTTCCTGATAATGCCATCAACAAGAATGCTACCTTCTGAAAGCACTCTTTTTGCCTCAACCCTAGTGTCCACTACATGTAACATATCCCTGAGCACCACTCCAAGAGGAATGCTCAGTTGCCTGTTGTGAGGACCCGGCCTTGTCGATGTTATCCATTTATTGGATTTCTTGGATATCTGCCAGCTTTTTGGTACAGAAATCCTTTTTTGATGTTTTCCCACAAAACCACCTACTTTCTGCTCAATACTTCTGATCTGCGGTTATCTTTCATTTCTAGGGATGTGATCGTTACGTTGGAAGGATATATAGGCCTTGGTACTTCTGTACCATCTGCTTTGGACACTGCTACTCCCTCTACAACTATAGTCCCATGTTTAAGTGATACCGCTTCTACTTTACCTGTGGTGCCTACATGGTCTCCGCGCATCACTTTTACAGTGTCACCGATAATGACCTTTGCTGTCCTGCGACCATATTTTTCACGGAGCTCTTTAGAAAGGGGAGCACCCATATATTTTTGCCTTAAATGCAGTGGAGCATTATACCGCAGCTTCCTCTGTTTCCTTGGCTGATTAGTAACCATTGCATACACCTCACACAATTATTGAAGCCGTTGTACCTATCTTTGGATACCTTTCAGCAACCTCTCTTGCAATTGGTCCTTTAAGATCAGTACCCTTAGGCAGTCCATCCTCATCGGTGATAACAACGGCGTTGTCTTCAAAGGATACCCTCAGCCCATCAGGACGACGGAATTCCTTCTTCTGGCGGACAATAACAGCATGCATGATCTGCTTACGCATCTCTGGAGTACCTTTCTTCACAGATACCACGCACATATCGCCTATACCGGCGCATGGCTGTCTGTTCTTGGTACCTCTGTAACGCTTTACAGATATGATCTCAACGACCCTTGCACCTGTGTTGTCCACACAATCTATACGGGCACCACTGTTCAATGCACGAGGTATAGTGGAACGAATTCCTCTCATGCCTCTACCCCCGTTTTGATTACCACATAGGATTTGGTCTTACTTAGAGGACGGCATTCCGCAACTGTCACAATGTCTCCTACCTGTGCGTCAATACATGGAGGATTGTGAGCATGGATCTTAGATTGCCTTTTCTCATACCTCTGATACTTGCTTATAAGTACTTCATGTCTTCTCTGGATGACCACTGTCCTGTCCATCTTGTTGCTAACAACGGTTCCCACCAGTACTTGTCCCCTGACTGGCAGCTTTCCGTGAAATGGACAATTGATGTCAGTGCACTCCTCTTTAGGAGTTGGAACATCCAATCCGATATCTCTTGTCATGATTATTACCTCATGCGAATTTTCCTGATATTCTTTATACGATTCTCGGGTTGTGAGAGCAACAAATTCCCGTTCACCTTCACTTGCTCAGTAACACGTGTATTCCCTCTGAGAAGATGTATATGGAACAAGAATGTTGATCCTGATTTTGGAACCATCTTTTCATTTTTGTCATCTGTTTCCACGATCAACATATTCTTTGTTTCACCTACAACTTTGCCGCGAATCTCCTCTAAGGAGGGATTGTTTGAGTTTATCACTTTTGTGAACAGTCCGATAATTTCGTGAAATATCAGGTTATAAGCGGATATTTCCACTTAAATCTCCTTTAACTCTTTCTGGACGGTCTTAACACGCGCAATGGTCCTTCTAAGTAATCCAATTCTTCCTGGATTGTCTGGAGCACCACCTGCAGAAGTGAGCGCGCGCTCACGTATGAGCTCAGTCCCTAACTTGTCAAGCTCGTCCATCCTTTCATTTGGGCTCATGTCCCTTATTTCATTCATACGCAGAATAGCCATGATCAGCCCTCCCTGTGAATACGGGCCATCGGATGCCAGTAATCGTGTCCTTCATGCTTATGCTGCCAGACACCATCAGCCTCCCTGCGTTCTTCATTCTCCAGAACCTCTCCTGATTCTATTTCAGCGGTCGAGCTGGAAGGCTCTGTTTCAGATACTTCCGTTTCAACTGTTGTCACGTCAGACTTTTCTGGCTGTACTGGTTCCTCTTCAAGGGTCTCTTCAACCTCTGCAACCTCACCTGCAGTCTCTTCACTTACAAGCTCCTTGACACCTGATTTAGGCTCCGGGGACTTGGTAGCTTCAGATACTGCTTCTACAGGAACATCCTTAAGTTTAAAGGAATCCGGAAGAACCGCACCTGGTGGAATTATCCTTACCTTGCACCCAAGAGTACCAAGCTTCTTAACAGCTACAGCAAAACCCTCATCGACAATATCTTCTGCTGGTTTACCTGCATGCTTTATATAACCTTGAACGATCTTCTCGCTCCTTGACCTTGATCCTGTGAGCTTACCTGAGATCACGATCTCACAGCCAAGTGCGCCTGCATTCATGATAGCTCTCATGGCATTATGACCAGCTTTTCTGAAATACCATCCTCTTTCAATGGATGATGCCAGACGTGTTGCCATCATTTGTGCATTGAGTTCTGGTCTTCTGACCTCCTGAGCATCTATCTGAGGATTGTCCAGATCATACATCCTGTCGATGTCCCTTGTGAGCTTCCGGATAACCTTACCGGCCTTACCAATAACCATTCCAGGCTTCTCGGCATAAACCGTGATCTGAGTTCCCATGGGAGTCCTATTGACTTCCATACCGCCGTATCCAGCTCTGTTAAGCTGTTTAGCAAAGTATTCGTCCAGTGAGGCTTTAACGTAACCTTCATGCACGAACTTCTTCTCTATTGCCATTAGAGCACCTCATTCAGTATAATCTCGATGTTAACAGTATCCGTGTTGTGCGGACTGCCTCTTCCGCGTGCCCTTGCAATCATACCGGGAATGACACGCCCGCCCTTTGTTGCCACATGGGCTATATACATGCGTTCCGGGTCCAATCCTTTATATTCAGCATTGCTGCCTGCATTCTCCAAGATCTTGAGGAACGCTTTTGCAGCATCTACCGGATATCTCCCACCTGCCATTGGTCCTTTCCTATGGCCTGCTCCTTCGCAATGCCTCTTGAAGGGAACTGCCTGTTTCTTGGCAACAACACCTTCAAGATATCTCTTGGCGTTCTGGGTACGCATACCTTTGAGAGCCCTTCCGAGTTCCCTTGATTTCTTGGGAGAGATATGAAGCTCAGAACCCATTGCCTTAGAGGTGGTCTTTGGATCCATTTCTAAAGTATAATCAATCCTTGCCATACATAATCACCTCACTTCAATGGTACGAACCTGCTTGAACGGGTTGCTCCCACACCAGCACTACCATGAGAGACTTTTGGACGACTCTGTGAGAATTCACCGAACCTGTGCCCTATCATCTCAGGCTGTATTTCGAAGTCAAGGAAGCTCTTGCCATTGTACACTGCAACTGTCTTGCCTACCATATCAGGAAGTATGATGACGTTCCTGTAATGAGTACGCACGTTGTCTGCACCATCTTTTATCTGCTGCATCACATCCTTCTGATGCTCATTGAAGCCTCTCCTGATAGAGCGGCGCTCTCTTGCTGTAAGAAGTTCTGTGAATTCCTCCGGGCTCATCGCCTGAAGTTGCTCGATGGTATTGCCACGATATGTGAACTCACCTTTTCGTTTTGGTAATTTTGATCCTATTTTTCTTGCCATGGGATTACCTCCGGTTTAACGCTTTCCGGTCCTACGTGCTGCTATCTGTCCAACCTTACGTCCGGGCGGTGCATTCCTGCTAACTGTTGTTGGCCTTCCTGGATGCTGCCTGTTACCTCCACCGAATGGGTGGTCAACTACGTTCATGGCAACTCCCCTGACACGAGGATACTTTGCAGCTCTCGTCTTCATCTTGTGATATTTCTTACCTGCTTTCAGGAAGGGTCTGTCCAGCCTTCCACCGCCTGCAACGATACCAACAGTGGCACGGCATTTAGAGTTAAGCCACTTCATTTCACCCGATGGCATCTGTACAACGGTCTTTCCCTTATCATGAGAAACCACTGTTGCATAAACTCCAGATGAACGTGCGAATTGACCGCCATCATTGGGCTTTGACTCAACATTGCATACAGGGACACCTTCCGGGATATTTCTAAGTGGCAAGACGTTACCTGGTCTTACGGCAGCTTCGGTACCACATGAAATAATGGTACCAACAGCCATCCCCTCCGGAGCCACGATCATTTTTTCCTCGCCGTTAGCAAAAGATACTTTTGCCAATGGAGCAGAACGCGCTGGATCGTGTTCAAGACCTACTACAGTACCGATCAGCATTTCATTATCATTCACTTTAGGGTGCTTTAGAGAAGCCTTGTACTTATGAGAGGGAGCCCTGTAGGTAGGTGTACCGCGACCCCTGTTCTGTGAAATTAATCGTTTACCCATTGTTACTCACCTCACATCAGTCCTATCCTTGTAGCTATCTCATGAGCAGCATCAGTTTTACTAAACGTTACGATAGCCTTCTTCTGGCCATTCATAGTGCTCATTGTACATACTGATGTGACATTAAAACCATACATCTTCATGATGTCTGATTTTATCTGCCCCTTGTTTGCCTTGCTGTTAACAATGAACTGGAGCTTATTGTTTTCCAGTAACATCATAGCTTTTTCTGTGATGAATGGATAATTTATAGCTGTCATACGAACATACCCTCCAGAGCTGCGATAGCAGATTCCGTCCATATGGTAAGTCTGCCTGCATGAGTGCCGGGGGCCAGCAATTCAGTGCTTATGGAGCTAACTGAAACAACATCCACACCTGCCAGGTTCCTTGCGGAATTGAACAATGCACTACCCTCATCAGCAACTACCAGGAGACTTTTTCTGTTCTTGTATCTTCTTCCTCTAAGCTTTCCGCGACCTGCTCTGATATTCCTGCCTTCCTTTGCACGCACTATATCATCGAACACACCAGCTGCTTTAAGGAACTGCACAACATCCTTTGTTTTGGCCAGGTTCTGCAATGCATTCTCTGCTACCAACGGTAGCTGGACGCTCTCTTCGAACTTATGACCACGAGCCCGTACAAGTTGTACATTACCAGTTGCCGAAACTGCTGAGCGGATAGCAAGTCTTCTTTCCTTTTTGTTTACCTTTTCTGTCCTGTCCGCCTCTGGTTTTGGCGGATGTGCTGCCCTTCCGCCAACCGCTTGCGGAACCCTGGCTGCACGACTACCAGTTGCGATCCTCGGGATCTGTGCTACACCGCGCCCTGATCCCCAGGATACTGCAGAGGTCTCCATACCTGCATATAAACGAGGACCATAGGGCTGGTACCTCTTGGTCTGAGATGCAAGCACCGCCCTCTTTATAAGGTCCGGCCTGTATGATTCATTGAATATCTCAGGCAGGGCGATCTCACCTATCGTATTACCAGAAATCCCAATAACATTAGTTTTAGCCATTTAATTCACCCCTGCTTGCTCTGTGTGCTTATGTGAACTATCTGAGGTTCACCCATAGCGGATACTCTCGCCCTGGTAGGTTCACGCAGTCTGATAAGCCTCTTGGATGGACCTGGGACACTACCTTTGATAAGCACATAGTCGTTCCTTACAAGACCAAAATTGGTGAACCCACCAACAGGGTTGATCTCCTCAGGATTCGTGCCTATTTTGAAGATGCGCTTATTACATTCAGTCCTCTGGTGGAAACCAGTCTGACCCATCTGAGGTACCCTCCAGTTCACATGTGCTGGTCTGAAAGGACCAAGGGTACCTATCTGCCTTAGGCTTCCCTGACGGGAATGCTTACCTTTCTGAAGCATTATACCCCATCTTTTAACCGGACCCTGAGTACCTTTACCTATAGTGATAGCAGCTACATCCACTAAACTGCCGCCCTTGAAAACATCGCTTATTCTAACTTCTTTGCCGAGAATAGACTTTGCATATTCGTACTTGTCCTTAGAATTTGCACCGCTTATGCCAGTTTCCATTATGTCAGCATTCTTCTTGGGAACACCTGTAATGCTCTTTGGGAGAGTATAGGTCACTACTCTAATATCAGAAACCTTTCCCTCGTTCATTAGTTGTTCGATCTTCCCCAGAGCTGCATTAGTATCATGTTTTAATGGGACCTTGATTGTCTGTGCAAGACTTGTATCAAGTTCCTTGGTCCAAGCCTCTGCCAGAGCCCTCTCGCCGACAGTATCTTTTCCATAGGCCCTGATAGCAGCCACCCGAATAGCTGGTGTTTCGATCACAGTCACAGGTACTGTGATCTCAAGACCTTCTGTAAGGCTGTTCTTGGTATCATCGATGATCACGACATGAGTCATACCGACCTTGTAACCAGCGAAATCCTGAATTTTTATTCCAGCGTCTGATACCGGCCATGACCTGTAACGTGGTATGGGGCTCTGTGCTCTTTTGCGCGGACTGAACGCGAGTGATCCTCGCCTTGGTCTGTGTCCTTTTGCCATTGTAATTCTCCCGATCTATATTTTTTAGATTTGGCCGTTCAACTTTCTTGCTGATAGCATGGGTTATGCAAAAAGTCGAAGCGCCACTGGGATCAGAAAACACATGTTTATTGTGTGATCGACGGCTATACTGCCGCTGCTATACAACCGTAAAAAGCAGAATATTGCCCTATACCGGTAGGATCATAGCAGATATCCCTACTGTGGTCATCTCCAGAACGATTTAAACACCTTATGTCCCTGCAAACGTTTCCGCAAGCAGGAGGGCATTCTTGAAGAGGCCCCGAACATCACATGTTAAATCCGACTTTTTCATACGTAGTTAGTTTCATTGCGATATGCAAGGCGAACCTTACATACCCATCTCTATCGTTGGGCTTAGATAGATAAATACATATATAAAACCTTTGCATGGGAAAAGTGTCTGAAAGATAAATCGAAACAATAGCCGTATCTATCTTTCATGAAATAAGATTCAATGTTTTTACCAGATGCAACTGCATTATCATTCACTTATTCTTTAAAGCCATAGAGCCGAATAAGATACATGTAATTCAACATGGAAAGTAAATAAGAACATCATGCATGAAGTCTTCCAATACCAAATGCTTTGATGTTGATATCCATTGTCCTCTTTGGTACTGATGCCTTGACACAATCCAGCAATACATCTTTAGATAGTGGCAAGTATTTAGATACTGCCCCTATCATCACAGTATTCATGGATTGTACATGGCCAGCTTCTTTGGCAAGTTGCACTGCATTAAAAGCCTTTACAGTGAACCTCTGTTCCAGATAGTCAATTATCTCCCCCATATCAGGATATGAAGAAATACCCGAGGTCACTGTCACGGGTAATACTGGCTCTGTGTTGACAATAACTATACCTTCATCTGACAGATATTCAATATATCTCAAAGCCTCACTTGGCTCCAGAGCTATTAAAGCATCAGCGCTTTTCAAGGGAATTAGAGAACCTAACTCACAGCCAATCCTCAGATGATTTACCACTGAACCACCGCGCTGTGCCATACCATGAGTCTCAGCAGCCATTACTGGCAACCCTTCCTTTACTGCAGCCTTCCCAATTATATCTGAAGCAAGGATGGTACCCTGCCCTCCCACGCCTGCTATTACCAGATCGAAGAGAGATATCCCGGCTGAGCTCATCTCTTCACCTCCAATATTGCCCCAAACTTACATATCTGGGCACATACACCGCATCCCGTACACATGTTGTTGATCCTCGCACGTTTAAGTTCATTATCGAATTCTGTTGCAGGACAGCCAAACCTAACGCAGGACTTGCAGCCTGTACATTTCTCCTGATCCACTGAAAATGCTGGTTTTCTGGCTCCTGATCTTCTCAGATCGATCACACATGGCTGCCTTGCTATCACAACAGAGGTACCTTTGTAGTCCCTGGAGCGTCTGAACACATCCTCAGTAGACGCCAGATCATAGGGATCGACCACTTC
This DNA window, taken from Methanomethylovorans hollandica DSM 15978, encodes the following:
- a CDS encoding uL15m family ribosomal protein; this translates as MSKGNTKKFRGSRTCGGGTGKNRRGAGNRGGRGKAGVCKHHAIKAILLGYAQGKHGFTRPPKTVKSVSVVNVGELDELADELVIDGLAQLEEGQYRIDLTCLDIDKVLGTGRVTKKLAVTAYEFSGVAREKIEAAGGSCLES
- a CDS encoding 50S ribosomal protein L30, whose protein sequence is MFVLVRMRGSVDVRGSIQDTLHMLRLNRVNHCVVITDTPHNRGMIQMVKDYVAYGIIDAATLAEVLTNRGKLEGGEKLTNEYLSQNTDYSTIAEFADAVCAGKASLKDVPGLKPVFRLHPPRKGHAGIKKPVELGGVLGNHGEGIKVLLNQMR
- a CDS encoding 30S ribosomal protein S5, encoding MAYQFEEEEWIPQTRLGKLVQEGQITSMDEAIDSGLPLRESRIVDILLPNLEDEVLDINMVQRMTDSGRRVKFRATVIVGNGDGFVGLGQAKDNQVGPAIRKAIENAKINLVRVKRGCGSWECACGLNHTVPSEVMGKAGSVIVVLMPAPRGLGLAAGGTAKKVLEKAGIKDVWTRTEGTTRTTLNFAKATFNALQAIGTVKHPIHIRREEA
- a CDS encoding 50S ribosomal protein L18, with product MATGPRYKVAFRRRREGRTNYHQRLKLLLSKEDRVVVRKSSKHIQVQLIAPKPEGDVTLSSTISTELKKYGYDASTGNTPAAYLTGLLFGYRTLSKGYDYGILDIGLQASSPGSRVYAVLKGIVDSGLEVPHDPSVFPSDERIRGEHIAEYMERSNLPELFDTVKEKISSDFN
- a CDS encoding 50S ribosomal protein L19e; this translates as MTDLSNQKRMAAAILDCGLHRVWMDPEAASDIAVAITRADLRELIKKGSVAAEKPKGVSRGRARARDVKRKYGHRKGHGSRKGTKGARNPRKEQWMKRIRAIRAKLKELRADGSLEKSTYCKIYRKAKGGEYRSVAHMVSHLESQKLLKREE
- a CDS encoding 50S ribosomal protein L32e, producing the protein MEDNITSSSSVTVNCGVSMDAEGKRLFKVRKVQKAKKPQFKRTDCHKYKRLDSNWRIPRGLQSKKRKGFVSKGAHAQVGYGSPVMVKGLHPSGYSEIMVETLIDFSSLDANTVAIRIAAKVGARKKAMIEEKAVSLGIKILNPSRSE
- the rpl6p gene encoding 50S ribosomal protein L6, with product MAKEMKNVVSIPEGVSVTFQDDILSVSGPKGKNERYLWYPGIIIEVGDSEITVDSTSTKKSHKAMIGTFSSHINNMMKGVTQGFEYRMKVVYSHFPMQLKVEGKKLFIGNFLGEKKARSANILGETKVKAGADQVTITGINKEDVGQTAANIEQATKIKRFDPRVFQDGIYIVEKIL
- a CDS encoding 30S ribosomal protein S8, with amino-acid sequence MVLLDPLADALSTIKNAEAIGKQSCTLKPASKLIGTVLKVMQDSGYLGEFEFIEDGKAGIYEVKLIGKINKCGAIKPRYSVGSLDFERWEKQFLPAKNFGTLILTTSHGVMSQYDAREKNIGGQLLAYVY
- a CDS encoding 30S ribosomal protein S14, which gives rise to MVQTTKQFGRGAHECKRCGRKQGLVRKYDIYLCRHCFREIAHDMGFEKYT
- a CDS encoding 50S ribosomal protein L5, with product MKAPKIEKIIVHMGVGESGEHLVNAEGIMKEITGQTVVRTYAKKTLPAFGIKKSEPIGCKVTLRGIDAEKFLQTVLSIVDKKLSSSQFDKNGNVAFGIEEHTDFPGMRYDPNIGVFGMDINVVVNRPGYRISKRRISERRIPSAHRITKDDTISFFKEIFFVEVA
- a CDS encoding 30S ribosomal protein S4e, encoding MGKHQKRISVPKSWQISKKSNKWITSTRPGPHNRQLSIPLGVVLRDMLHVVDTRVEAKRVLSEGSILVDGIIRKDLRFPIGLLDVVSIPKMEQSYRVLLDRKGRLELHKLEGTESSKLCRILGKTVIKGGKVQLNLNDGSNLIGSNDYKAKDSVILSVPDKKILTHIKYEVGNLALIIGGKHTGKIGAIKDINTVRSSNSNTVLIAGEGEEFHTIEDYVVVIGTDKPEIKLGGEVIE
- the rplX gene encoding 50S ribosomal protein L24, encoding MVTNQPRKQRKLRYNAPLHLRQKYMGAPLSKELREKYGRRTAKVIIGDTVKVMRGDHVGTTGKVEAVSLKHGTIVVEGVAVSKADGTEVPRPIYPSNVTITSLEMKDNRRSEVLSRK
- the rpl14p gene encoding 50S ribosomal protein L14; the protein is MRGIRSTIPRALNSGARIDCVDNTGARVVEIISVKRYRGTKNRQPCAGIGDMCVVSVKKGTPEMRKQIMHAVIVRQKKEFRRPDGLRVSFEDNAVVITDEDGLPKGTDLKGPIAREVAERYPKIGTTASIIV
- a CDS encoding 30S ribosomal protein S17 — its product is MTRDIGLDVPTPKEECTDINCPFHGKLPVRGQVLVGTVVSNKMDRTVVIQRRHEVLISKYQRYEKRQSKIHAHNPPCIDAQVGDIVTVAECRPLSKTKSYVVIKTGVEA